The Bacteroidia bacterium sequence TAAGGGTCTTTCGCATCTCTTAACCTAGCATACGTGCCATTCTCCCCTGCCTGACCACCTACATAGTATTCCTTAATTAGGCGGTTATTTTTATCAAAAAAACTCACTTGTATGCTATTGCGTGAGAGCAAATCACGAATTTGGCTTTTGACACTTTCAGGTACAGGTGATTTGACAGACACTAAAAAAGCTGTTTCTAAAATAGTTTTAATCAAAATCAAATTTGCGGGTTCTTTTTCGTTAAGTAGCCAATTATCAGCCCCTTTGCGAGTAAGGACAACAGTGTTTTTTTTATCCTTCATGACAATTTTGTAAATAGATGCCGTATCTTTGATAGCAAAACCTGTTTCTCTTGGAGAAGTAGAGGAAGTTTTTTCATTAAATACTACGTAATACGTCAAAATAGAGAGAATAATCAAAATAATGAGCAGTGCAATTATAGTCTTGTAGGACTTCATACTTTGTGCAAAGGTAGTACATATTTGAAATAAAAACAGTGGTACAAAGCTTTCTTGTACCACTGCTGAACTAAAAAAAGATGTAAGTTATGCGTTTTCTACGGTTGCTGTGATAATTGCGGATTTTGCTCCCATCGTTCTACATGCAATCTGCTTACCTATAAATCTTTTACCTGACTTAAAAGCTTTGTTGTAAAACTCTTCATTGAGTACAGGTTTTTGAGTAATGTCAGCATTATAGAGAAGATTCATGATACCTGCAGCTATACCTGTGGCTAAATAAGAGATAGGGGTGCTAAAGTCATATTTGCGTGCTAGGAAGTGGTTAGCTTCATAGTCATTGAATAACTCTATGGTTAAAGATTTGTAGGGTATAAGTTCGCGAATGATATATGTTCCCCAACCTAGTGCGTTGATACAGGCGATAATTCCGTGTATCCAGTCCTCACGAGTTTTGAGCATAGGTTTAATAAGGGCTTCCCATTCCATAGAAGTCATGATACCTCCCATTGTATTAAAAGCGCAGATATGACCTGCTTCAATCAATAAGTCGCGTACTAGTTCTATGCCTTGCTCACCTAGTTCCTTGTGCATATTTTCAAGTAATCCAAAAGAAATGTTGCAGTAATAATTAGCGTAGTGACGAGTTAGTAGTACTCCGAAAGCGTCAATTAGTCCTGTTTCTGTATCACCTACGAGTACCATTTGAGTAAGTGCTTCTAGAATAGCTAAGTAATCCACAGGACTATCGGGGTGATTGTGATAAGCGTAACCTGAACCTAAAACGCCTTTACCTGCATAATAGCTGCATATAGGTTTAGCAGGTTGGGAGAGTCTAGTTACTTCAAAAACATTTTTATCGTGTCCCTTAGATAAACATTGGGTCTGTTTTACTTCATACGAAAAAATAGGCTGCTTGTTCAGATACGAGAATACAGCTGCAATGAAGCCTTTGGCAAAATAACAAACTCCTTCTTTGTCTAGAGAGGGAATAGGATACTTGCTAATATAGCCTACGCTGTAATGTTCTTTGTCTGTAGAAACCTTTCCGCCTTCTGTGTTGATTATTTCTACGTTCAGTTTACCAAAACCAAATAAAGAAAAAGCATCTAGTAGTGTGCTTAGACTGGCATTTTTTTCATTTTTAGGTCCAAACAGCTCCAAAAACTGGTGATAGGCTACATATTCAGCGGCCTGAGTTAGTAGAGTGTCTGTGTCAAAAAACTCTCCTGCGTCTTTAATACTGTTTTGCAAAAATAAATTATAATGATGGCAATGAAAAATCATAGGTTCGTTGCCTACCCAGTAAGCATGATATTCCTTATCGTACGCAGCAGTAAAAGGATGTTTATGTTGCTCGTTCATGTTATATTACCTCCTTTATATAATTTTACACTAACTTAAACCTTTTTGGAGATTAAGGTTTGGTTTTCAAAGTTAATTTCTTTTTGGTATAACTCTGAAATAGTAAGACGTACTTTTTCTACAACTTCAACAGGTAAGACTTCATTAGGTGGGAACTGATTTAGGGTTTTTTGATAATTCTGTAACAAATACCTGCTAGTCCGCAAAGTTATTCTTTCCCAAGCTAGAGGTGGAAGCTCCTTGATAGCCCAGCTTTTTATATCAAAAGGAGTGGGCTTAATTGGTCTATTTGAATGTTCAGTTACTTCTTGTTTTTTTTCTTTCCATTTGAATATGGAGAATAAATTCTTGAAGGTAGCCATAGTATTTGGTAAATCGCTATATAAGCGCAAATATAAGAAGAAGTTTTCTAATCTTGATTTTTTTTATTACTTTTTTTTGTGAATAGTAGGCTTTTTGTAGTAAATTCTTTCTATTTATTGCACTTTAATTGGTAAACAGAGAGAAATTTTTCCCATTTTTCTTTGAACTGTAAGTGGGTCTTTTTACAGGAAAAAAAGACTAGGTTTTCATTTAATGTGCCCTCAATAGTATAAATGTCTTTGTAAGTAACCTTGAAAAATACTTTTGACTTAGGAGAGAATTGAGTAAAATCTAATACCTTAACCTCACCAAATTCTTTTAAATATGTAATAAAAACTCTATCTGTGGCAAAATCTAGTTCATAAATGCCCTTGATCTGGTTTTTGCAGTTTTTACTCTCTGTATATTTGAACATACTTCAAAGTTTTATTCTGATAGTGCGTAGTGAATGCTTACAGTTAGCTTAGGTAAAGTTACAAAACCTATACCGAAATATCAAAATTCGGGCAAAAATATAGTAGGTAGCATTAAAATATGTTTCAGTAAAAATAACTTGAATACGTATTTGCAACTAATTTTACCTGAAAAACGTACGTATACAGCATGCAGCAAGGTTTTGGCATTATGAAAAGACGCTTATTTTGGTCAGGCGTAATTTGCACAGCCGGTCTATTGTCGGCATTGTGGGCACACAAGTATCTCAACACTCAAAAATCTATAAGAGAGAATCTACCTACTCAAAAACTTCAAAGCACTTATCAGGAAAAAAGTTCAATAAACTCAATAAAGTCATTTGCTTCTTCAAAAAAGGAGCCATCTCTCATAACTACCGCAAAATCTAATCCAAAGAAGAATATAAGCATACCTAAGGCTACTTTTGTTGCTAAAAATCAACATAAAACTATAAGTAAAGAACCTATTGCCAAAACAGAAGTCAATCGGGATGAGAAAAAAGCAGAGAAAGCAGAGGAAGTAAAAGAGGAATTTACCGTACAACCTTTGTATCATTTAAAGGAAAAAAAGGAAGATACTAAAAAAGACATACAAAAGCCAGAACCTATCTATCATGAGCAAAAATTGTTTGATTACAAACATCCTCTAAAACAATACTTCGAACAATACACTGCTCACAGTGAGTATCTTT is a genomic window containing:
- a CDS encoding 4-vinyl reductase; translated protein: MNEQHKHPFTAAYDKEYHAYWVGNEPMIFHCHHYNLFLQNSIKDAGEFFDTDTLLTQAAEYVAYHQFLELFGPKNEKNASLSTLLDAFSLFGFGKLNVEIINTEGGKVSTDKEHYSVGYISKYPIPSLDKEGVCYFAKGFIAAVFSYLNKQPIFSYEVKQTQCLSKGHDKNVFEVTRLSQPAKPICSYYAGKGVLGSGYAYHNHPDSPVDYLAILEALTQMVLVGDTETGLIDAFGVLLTRHYANYYCNISFGLLENMHKELGEQGIELVRDLLIEAGHICAFNTMGGIMTSMEWEALIKPMLKTREDWIHGIIACINALGWGTYIIRELIPYKSLTIELFNDYEANHFLARKYDFSTPISYLATGIAAGIMNLLYNADITQKPVLNEEFYNKAFKSGKRFIGKQIACRTMGAKSAIITATVENA